In a single window of the Rhizobiaceae bacterium genome:
- a CDS encoding mandelate racemase/muconate lactonizing enzyme family protein → MRIAKVEAWWVRIPIEASRQHRSDFGRLTTFDAAILRIETDSGIVGWGEGKNAAGSAGTYSALAHLLNHEVGPRLVGRDARDISGIWESLYNGVRHEKAAAAGHAMPELARRGLSVAAISAVDIALWDIAGKSLNAPVWQLLGGKKADRLPAYASGGWANAKEIGAQLQSYIDKGGFRTVKMRVGAMDGAPHISAERVKAARKALGPEIEIAVDAHGTYTVADAKRFLHMVKDCDLAWFEEPVIADDKPGIAEVRAAGCVPVSTGESEATRFAFRDLAVLRAADILQPDPAFCGGISEAMKIAAIASAFNLRFAPHLWAGAPCFFAGLHLCAAAPSSFVIEYSLGANPMIHDLVTESVEAKDGMIAIPDAPGLGFTIDEDFLTAHIQTG, encoded by the coding sequence ATGCGCATTGCCAAAGTCGAGGCGTGGTGGGTTCGCATACCCATCGAAGCAAGCCGGCAGCACCGGAGCGATTTCGGTCGCCTGACGACGTTCGACGCCGCAATCCTGCGCATCGAAACCGATAGCGGAATTGTCGGCTGGGGCGAGGGCAAGAACGCCGCCGGCAGCGCGGGAACCTACAGCGCGCTTGCCCATCTGCTCAATCACGAGGTAGGTCCGAGGCTGGTCGGGCGCGATGCACGCGACATATCCGGCATCTGGGAATCGCTCTACAATGGCGTGCGGCACGAAAAGGCCGCCGCCGCCGGCCACGCCATGCCCGAACTGGCGCGGCGAGGCCTGAGCGTCGCCGCGATCAGCGCGGTCGATATCGCGCTGTGGGACATTGCCGGCAAATCGCTTAACGCGCCGGTCTGGCAATTGCTCGGTGGCAAGAAAGCCGACCGCCTGCCTGCCTATGCCTCCGGGGGCTGGGCCAATGCCAAGGAAATCGGCGCTCAACTCCAGTCCTATATCGACAAGGGCGGCTTCAGGACGGTGAAGATGCGGGTCGGCGCGATGGATGGTGCGCCGCACATTTCGGCGGAGCGCGTGAAGGCCGCGCGAAAGGCGCTGGGTCCGGAAATCGAGATCGCCGTCGATGCGCATGGCACCTACACCGTGGCCGACGCGAAGCGCTTTCTTCACATGGTCAAGGACTGCGATCTTGCGTGGTTTGAGGAGCCCGTGATTGCAGACGACAAGCCGGGCATTGCGGAAGTGCGGGCCGCCGGATGCGTACCCGTTTCGACGGGGGAAAGCGAGGCGACACGCTTTGCGTTTCGTGACCTCGCCGTGCTGCGGGCCGCCGATATTCTCCAGCCGGACCCGGCCTTCTGCGGTGGCATCAGCGAAGCAATGAAGATCGCGGCAATCGCGAGCGCATTCAACCTGCGATTTGCTCCCCATCTCTGGGCGGGCGCACCGTGCTTTTTCGCGGGCTTGCATTTGTGCGCCGCCGCGCCCTCAAGTTTTGTTATTGAGTATTCGCTTGGCGCCAACCCGATGATACACGACCTTGTGACAGAATCGGTGGAGGCAAAGGACGGCATGATCGCCATTCCCGACGCTCCGGGACTTGGCTTTACCATCGACGAGGATTTTTTGACGGCGCATATACAAACCGGATGA
- a CDS encoding sugar phosphate isomerase/epimerase has translation MHLSTHNWMRAEPLDTTLRRIKKFGYESIEISGEPEQYKTSETRASLKEHGIRCWGAVTLMLGERNLAAKDQGQRERSVQYVKDVLTMVSELDGEIITLVPCTVGKVVPDGNEEEEWKWVVDATRECFTHAKKVGVRIAVEPLNRFETYMFNRGEQALALADAVSPECGVCLDAYHIHMEEFDVEEAIRKAGKRLFDFHVADNNRFAAGLGTIDWKKIVGILKDVGYDGALTNEFVAPVDRTPANRYPDMVERNPVDISPEQLKFIQDHGSSLLTEKFYTDQMRITADTILPLIK, from the coding sequence ATGCATCTTTCGACACACAACTGGATGCGCGCAGAGCCGCTCGACACGACGCTGCGACGCATAAAGAAGTTCGGGTACGAGAGTATCGAGATTTCGGGCGAGCCGGAGCAGTACAAGACCAGCGAAACACGCGCATCTCTCAAGGAGCACGGCATCCGCTGCTGGGGTGCGGTGACGCTGATGCTGGGCGAGCGCAATCTGGCAGCGAAGGACCAGGGCCAGCGCGAGCGCTCGGTTCAGTATGTGAAAGACGTGCTGACAATGGTGTCCGAACTGGACGGGGAAATCATCACCCTCGTGCCCTGCACCGTCGGAAAGGTCGTTCCGGACGGCAACGAGGAAGAGGAATGGAAATGGGTGGTGGACGCCACGCGCGAATGCTTCACCCATGCGAAGAAGGTCGGCGTGCGGATTGCGGTGGAACCACTCAATCGCTTCGAGACCTATATGTTCAACCGGGGGGAACAGGCGCTGGCGCTGGCGGATGCGGTCAGTCCCGAATGCGGCGTTTGCCTCGATGCCTACCACATTCACATGGAAGAATTCGACGTGGAGGAAGCAATCCGCAAAGCTGGCAAGCGGCTCTTCGATTTCCACGTCGCGGACAACAACCGCTTCGCGGCGGGTCTCGGCACCATCGACTGGAAGAAGATCGTCGGTATTCTCAAGGACGTCGGCTATGACGGCGCCCTCACCAACGAGTTCGTCGCCCCGGTCGATCGCACGCCAGCGAACCGCTATCCCGACATGGTCGAGCGCAATCCGGTCGACATATCGCCAGAACAGTTGAAATTCATTCAGGACCACGGCTCCAGCCTGCTCACGGAGAAGTTCTATACCGACCAGATGCGCATCACCGCCGATACAATCCTGCCGCTTATCAAGTAA
- a CDS encoding HlyD family secretion protein produces MIELLLCSLVTILPDYLYRRYVQGKRLGQEITLYSVWFELRYGITACLGLTISLITLILYFHPSTSNAVSIFRAVPILPEGSGRVEEVYVGVRDTVKMDQPIFRLDSAEQEAALETANRRLSEIDAAIVSATSDLAAADARIQEAEAAHQQALQELETKTELRERHDASVAPREIERLQLLVAGREAAVATATANRGTVEAQISSVLPAQKASAQAQLAEAQVELDKTVVRAGVDGTLEQFTLRKGDIVNPLMRPAGVLIPADAGRWGLVAAFNQLEAQVIKVGMVAEATCISNPLTIIPMVVTDVQGLIAAGQLRASDQLVDIQQAAAPGTLTVYLEPLFEGGFDKVPPGSKCLANAYTNNHDRLQEKDLGTMTSLYLHMIDTVGVVHAIVLRIQAILLPFQTLVFSGGH; encoded by the coding sequence ATGATCGAACTGCTTCTTTGCTCGCTGGTCACGATCCTGCCGGACTACCTTTATCGGCGCTATGTCCAGGGGAAAAGACTCGGCCAGGAGATCACGCTCTACTCGGTTTGGTTCGAACTCCGTTATGGAATCACGGCATGCCTCGGCTTGACGATTTCGCTCATTACCCTCATTCTGTACTTCCACCCTTCAACGTCGAATGCCGTCTCGATTTTCCGTGCCGTACCGATTCTCCCTGAAGGATCGGGCCGCGTCGAAGAGGTTTATGTCGGCGTCAGGGATACGGTCAAAATGGACCAACCCATCTTCAGGCTCGACAGCGCTGAACAGGAAGCGGCATTGGAGACGGCCAATCGGCGCCTGTCGGAAATCGACGCCGCAATCGTATCGGCCACATCGGACCTGGCGGCAGCAGATGCGCGCATACAAGAAGCTGAGGCTGCTCATCAGCAAGCCTTGCAGGAGCTAGAAACAAAGACAGAGTTGCGCGAACGTCACGACGCTTCGGTGGCCCCCCGCGAGATCGAGAGGCTTCAGTTGCTTGTCGCCGGAAGGGAAGCTGCAGTCGCAACGGCGACGGCGAACAGAGGGACCGTAGAGGCACAGATTTCGTCGGTTCTGCCTGCTCAGAAAGCCAGTGCGCAGGCTCAGCTTGCTGAGGCCCAGGTCGAACTCGACAAGACTGTGGTCCGCGCTGGTGTAGACGGGACTCTGGAACAGTTCACCTTGAGAAAGGGCGACATAGTCAATCCGCTCATGCGACCTGCGGGCGTGCTGATCCCCGCGGATGCAGGTCGCTGGGGGCTTGTGGCGGCGTTCAACCAGCTTGAGGCACAGGTCATCAAGGTGGGGATGGTAGCCGAAGCCACCTGCATATCGAATCCCTTGACGATCATCCCCATGGTCGTGACGGATGTGCAGGGGCTCATCGCAGCCGGGCAATTGCGCGCGTCCGATCAACTCGTCGACATTCAGCAAGCTGCTGCACCCGGAACACTGACGGTTTATCTTGAACCGCTTTTCGAAGGCGGTTTCGATAAGGTTCCTCCAGGCAGCAAATGCCTCGCGAACGCTTATACGAACAATCACGATCGCCTCCAGGAAAAGGATCTGGGGACAATGACCAGCCTGTATTTGCACATGATCGACACGGTCGGGGTGGTTCATGCGATCGTGCTCAGAATTCAAGCCATCTTGCTGCCCTTCCAGACACTGGTGTTTTCCGGCGGGCATTGA
- a CDS encoding response regulator gives MPGAVYIVDDDPDFLRGIERLLRAHGLNVIAFSSVEDFQEYANPDRAACVILDVHMGHVSGIDLMGMLFSSGCKAPVILVTANDSEHVRHAALSGGASAFLQKPIPAKELLGALRSIAGSALRGIDDKQT, from the coding sequence GTGCCGGGTGCAGTATACATAGTTGATGATGACCCTGATTTCCTGAGGGGCATTGAACGTCTGCTTCGAGCACATGGCCTGAACGTTATTGCCTTTTCATCGGTAGAGGATTTCCAGGAATACGCAAATCCGGACCGTGCCGCGTGCGTGATACTCGATGTTCACATGGGGCACGTCTCGGGGATCGATCTGATGGGAATGCTCTTCAGCTCCGGGTGCAAAGCTCCCGTCATTCTCGTCACCGCCAATGATAGCGAACATGTGCGGCATGCGGCCTTGAGCGGCGGCGCGAGCGCCTTCCTCCAAAAGCCGATCCCGGCAAAAGAGCTCTTGGGCGCACTCCGGAGTATCGCCGGCAGCGCATTGCGCGGCATCGATGACAAGCAGACATAG